A genomic stretch from Kogia breviceps isolate mKogBre1 chromosome 1, mKogBre1 haplotype 1, whole genome shotgun sequence includes:
- the CDK11B gene encoding cyclin-dependent kinase 11B isoform X3 — translation MGDEKDSWKVKTLDEILQEKKRRKEQEEKAEIKRLKNSDDRDSKRDSLEEGELRDHRMEITIRNSPYRREGSTEDRGEEDDSLAIKPPQQMSRKEKAHHRKDEKRKEKRKHARVKEKEREHERRKRHREEQDKARREWERQKRRELAREHSRRERDRLEQLERKRERERKMREQQKEQREQKERERRAEERRKEREARREVSAHHRTAREDYGDKVKASHWSRSPLRPPRERFELGDSRKPVKEEKVEERDLLSDLQDVSGSERRTSSAESSSAESGSGSEEEEEEEEEEEEEGSSSEESEGEEEEEEEEEEEETGSNSEDASGQSAEEVSEEEMSEEEERENENHVLVVPESRFDRDSGESEEGEEEVGEGTPQSSALTEGDFVPDSPALSPIELKQELPKYLPALQGCRSVEEFQCLNRIEEGTYGVVYRAKDKKTDEIVALKRLKMEKEKEGFPITSLREINTILKAQHPNIVTVREIVVGSNMDKIYIVMNYVEHDLKSLMETMKQPFLPGEVKTLMIQLLRGVKHLHDNWILHRDLKTSNLLLSHAGILKVGDFGLAREYGSPLKAYTPVVVTLWYRAPELLLGAKEYSTAVDMWSVGCIFGELLTQKPLFPGKSEIDQINKVFKDLGTPSEKIWPGYNDLPAVKKMTFTEYPYNNLRKRFGALLSDQGFDLMNKFLTYFPGRRVSAEDGLKHEYFRETPLPIDPSMFPTWPAKSEQQRVKRGTSPRPPEGGLGYSQLGDDDLKETGFHLTTTNQGASAAGPGFSLKF, via the exons ATGGGTGATGAAAAGGACTCTTGGAAAGTGAAAACTTTAGATGAAATTCTTCAGGAAAAGAAACGACGGAAGGAACAAGAGGAGAAAGCAGAGATAAAACGCTTAAAAAAT TCTGATGACCGGGACTCCAAGCGGGACTCCCTTGAGGAGGGGGAGCTGAGGGACCACCGCATGGAGATAACGATCAGGAACTCGCCTTACCGGAGAGAGGGCTCCACGGAGGACAG AGGAGAGGAAGATGATTCTTTGGCTATCAAACCACCCCAGCAAATGTCTCGGAAAGAAAAAGCTCATCACAGGAAAGacgaaaagagaaaagagaaac GGAAGCACGCCAGagtgaaggagaaggagagagagcacGAGCGCCGTAAGCGGCACCGGGAGGAGCAGGACAAGGCCCGCCGAGAGTGGGAGAGGCAGAAGAGGAGGGAGCTGGCGCGGGAGCACTCCCGGCGGGAGAG GGACCGCCTCGAGCAGTTGGAGAGGAAGCGAGAGCGGGAGCGCAAGATGCGGGAGCAGCAGAAGGAGCAGCGGGAGCAGAAGGAGCGCGAGCGGCGGGCCGAGGAGCGGCGCAAGGAGCGGGAGGCCAGGCGGGAAg TGTCTGCACATCACCGGACAGCGAGAGAGGACTATGGCGACAAGGTGAAAGCCAGCCACTGGAGTCGGAGCCCACTCCGGCCGCCTCGAGAGAGGTTTGAGCTGGGGGACAGCCGGAAGCCAG taaaagaagagaaagtggaaGAGAGAGACCTGCTGTCCGACCTGCAGGACGTCAGCGGCAGCGAGAGGAGGACCAGTTCAGCGGAGTCCTCATCAG CGGAATCGGGGTCAGGttccgaggaggaggaggaagaggaggaggaggaggaggaggaggggagcagcAGTGAAGAGtcggagggggaggaggaggaggaggaggaagaggaggaggaggagaccggGAGCAACTCCGAGGACGCGTCTGGACAGTCAGCCG AGGAAGTGAGTGAAGAAGAAATGAGTGAAGAGGAGGAGCGAGAGAATGAAAACCACGTGTTGGTTG TTCCAGAGTCACGATTTGACCGCGATTCTGGAGAGAGCgaagagggggaagaggaggtgggcgAGGGCACCCCCCAGAGCAGCGCCCTCACCGAGGGGGACTTCGTGCCCGACTCCCCAGCCCTGTCACCCATCGAGCTCAAACAGGAGCTGCCCAAGTACCTGCCAGCCCTGCAG GGATGTCGGAGTGTGGAGGAATTCCAGTGCCTGAACAGGATCGAAGAAGGCACTTACGGGGTGGTGTACAGAGCAAAGGACAAGAAAACAG ATGAAATCGTGGCTCTGAAGCGGCTAAagatggagaaggagaaggagggctTCCCGATCACATCGCTGAGGGAGATCAACACCATCCTCAAGGCGCAGCACCCCAACATCGTCACCGTCAGG GAAATCGTCGTGGGCAGCAACATGGACAAGATCTACATCGTGATGAACTACGTGGAGCACGACCTCAAGAGCCTCATGGAGACCATGAAGCAGCCCTTCCTGCCGG GGGAGGTGAAGACCCTGATGATCCAGCTGCTGCGTGGCGTGAAGCACCTGCACGACAACTGGATCCTGCACCGAGACCTCAAGACGTCCAACCTGCTGCTGAGCCACGCTGGCATCCTCAAG GTGGGGGACTTCGGCCTGGCGCGGGAGTACGGCTCCCCTCTGAAGGCCTACACCCCGGTGGTCGTGACCTTGTGGTACCGTGCCCCCGAGCTGCTGCTCGGCGCCAAG GAGTACTCCACGGCCGTGGACATGTGGTCGGTTGGCTGCATCTTTGGGGAGCTGCTGACTCAGAAGCCGCTGTTCCCTGGGAAGTCGGAAATCGATCAAATCAACAAAGTGTTCAAG GACCTGGGGACCCCCAGTGAGAAAATCTGGCCCGGCTACAACGACCTCCCCGCAGTCAAGAAGATGACCTTCACCGAGTACCCGTATAACAACCTCCGCAAGCGCTTCGGGGCTCTgctctcagaccagggcttcgACCTCATGAACAA GTTTCTGACCTACTTCCCTGGACGGAGGGTCAGCGCAGAGGACGGCCTCAAGCACGAGTACTTCCGCGAGACCCCCCTCCCCATCGACCCCTCCATGTTCCCCACGTGGCCCGCCAAGAGCGAACAGCAGAGGGTGAAGCGGGGCAccagcccccggcccccagaGGGAGGCCTGGGCTACAGCCAGCTG GGTGACGACGACCTGAAGGAGACGGGCTTCCACCTCACAACCACGAACCAGGGGGCTTCGGCCGCGGGCCCAGGCTTCAGCCTCAAGTTCTGA
- the CDK11B gene encoding cyclin-dependent kinase 11B isoform X2 — MGDEKDSWKVKTLDEILQEKKRRKEQEEKAEIKRLKNSDDRDSKRDSLEEGELRDHRMEITIRNSPYRREGSTEDRGEEDDSLAIKPPQQMSRKEKAHHRKDEKRKEKRRHRSHSAEGGKHARVKEKEREHERRKRHREEQDKARREWERQKRRELAREHSRRERDRLEQLERKRERERKMREQQKEQREQKERERRAEERRKEREARREVSAHHRTAREDYGDKVKASHWSRSPLRPPRERFELGDSRKPVKEEKVEERDLLSDLQDVSGSERRTSSAESSSAESGSGSEEEEEEEEEEEEEGSSSEESEGEEEEEEEEEEEETGSNSEDASGQSAEEVSEEEMSEEEERENENHVLVVPESRFDRDSGESEEGEEEVGEGTPQSSALTEGDFVPDSPALSPIELKQELPKYLPALQGCRSVEEFQCLNRIEEGTYGVVYRAKDKKTDEIVALKRLKMEKEKEGFPITSLREINTILKAQHPNIVTVREIVVGSNMDKIYIVMNYVEHDLKSLMETMKQPFLPGEVKTLMIQLLRGVKHLHDNWILHRDLKTSNLLLSHAGILKVGDFGLAREYGSPLKAYTPVVVTLWYRAPELLLGAKEYSTAVDMWSVGCIFGELLTQKPLFPGKSEIDQINKVFKDLGTPSEKIWPGYNDLPAVKKMTFTEYPYNNLRKRFGALLSDQGFDLMNKFLTYFPGRRVSAEDGLKHEYFRETPLPIDPSMFPTWPAKSEQQRVKRGTSPRPPEGGLGYSQLGDDDLKETGFHLTTTNQGASAAGPGFSLKF; from the exons ATGGGTGATGAAAAGGACTCTTGGAAAGTGAAAACTTTAGATGAAATTCTTCAGGAAAAGAAACGACGGAAGGAACAAGAGGAGAAAGCAGAGATAAAACGCTTAAAAAAT TCTGATGACCGGGACTCCAAGCGGGACTCCCTTGAGGAGGGGGAGCTGAGGGACCACCGCATGGAGATAACGATCAGGAACTCGCCTTACCGGAGAGAGGGCTCCACGGAGGACAG AGGAGAGGAAGATGATTCTTTGGCTATCAAACCACCCCAGCAAATGTCTCGGAAAGAAAAAGCTCATCACAGGAAAGacgaaaagagaaaagagaaacgtAGGCATCGTAGTCATTCCGCAGAAGGGG GGAAGCACGCCAGagtgaaggagaaggagagagagcacGAGCGCCGTAAGCGGCACCGGGAGGAGCAGGACAAGGCCCGCCGAGAGTGGGAGAGGCAGAAGAGGAGGGAGCTGGCGCGGGAGCACTCCCGGCGGGAGAG GGACCGCCTCGAGCAGTTGGAGAGGAAGCGAGAGCGGGAGCGCAAGATGCGGGAGCAGCAGAAGGAGCAGCGGGAGCAGAAGGAGCGCGAGCGGCGGGCCGAGGAGCGGCGCAAGGAGCGGGAGGCCAGGCGGGAAg TGTCTGCACATCACCGGACAGCGAGAGAGGACTATGGCGACAAGGTGAAAGCCAGCCACTGGAGTCGGAGCCCACTCCGGCCGCCTCGAGAGAGGTTTGAGCTGGGGGACAGCCGGAAGCCAG taaaagaagagaaagtggaaGAGAGAGACCTGCTGTCCGACCTGCAGGACGTCAGCGGCAGCGAGAGGAGGACCAGTTCAGCGGAGTCCTCATCAG CGGAATCGGGGTCAGGttccgaggaggaggaggaagaggaggaggaggaggaggaggaggggagcagcAGTGAAGAGtcggagggggaggaggaggaggaggaggaagaggaggaggaggagaccggGAGCAACTCCGAGGACGCGTCTGGACAGTCAGCCG AGGAAGTGAGTGAAGAAGAAATGAGTGAAGAGGAGGAGCGAGAGAATGAAAACCACGTGTTGGTTG TTCCAGAGTCACGATTTGACCGCGATTCTGGAGAGAGCgaagagggggaagaggaggtgggcgAGGGCACCCCCCAGAGCAGCGCCCTCACCGAGGGGGACTTCGTGCCCGACTCCCCAGCCCTGTCACCCATCGAGCTCAAACAGGAGCTGCCCAAGTACCTGCCAGCCCTGCAG GGATGTCGGAGTGTGGAGGAATTCCAGTGCCTGAACAGGATCGAAGAAGGCACTTACGGGGTGGTGTACAGAGCAAAGGACAAGAAAACAG ATGAAATCGTGGCTCTGAAGCGGCTAAagatggagaaggagaaggagggctTCCCGATCACATCGCTGAGGGAGATCAACACCATCCTCAAGGCGCAGCACCCCAACATCGTCACCGTCAGG GAAATCGTCGTGGGCAGCAACATGGACAAGATCTACATCGTGATGAACTACGTGGAGCACGACCTCAAGAGCCTCATGGAGACCATGAAGCAGCCCTTCCTGCCGG GGGAGGTGAAGACCCTGATGATCCAGCTGCTGCGTGGCGTGAAGCACCTGCACGACAACTGGATCCTGCACCGAGACCTCAAGACGTCCAACCTGCTGCTGAGCCACGCTGGCATCCTCAAG GTGGGGGACTTCGGCCTGGCGCGGGAGTACGGCTCCCCTCTGAAGGCCTACACCCCGGTGGTCGTGACCTTGTGGTACCGTGCCCCCGAGCTGCTGCTCGGCGCCAAG GAGTACTCCACGGCCGTGGACATGTGGTCGGTTGGCTGCATCTTTGGGGAGCTGCTGACTCAGAAGCCGCTGTTCCCTGGGAAGTCGGAAATCGATCAAATCAACAAAGTGTTCAAG GACCTGGGGACCCCCAGTGAGAAAATCTGGCCCGGCTACAACGACCTCCCCGCAGTCAAGAAGATGACCTTCACCGAGTACCCGTATAACAACCTCCGCAAGCGCTTCGGGGCTCTgctctcagaccagggcttcgACCTCATGAACAA GTTTCTGACCTACTTCCCTGGACGGAGGGTCAGCGCAGAGGACGGCCTCAAGCACGAGTACTTCCGCGAGACCCCCCTCCCCATCGACCCCTCCATGTTCCCCACGTGGCCCGCCAAGAGCGAACAGCAGAGGGTGAAGCGGGGCAccagcccccggcccccagaGGGAGGCCTGGGCTACAGCCAGCTG GGTGACGACGACCTGAAGGAGACGGGCTTCCACCTCACAACCACGAACCAGGGGGCTTCGGCCGCGGGCCCAGGCTTCAGCCTCAAGTTCTGA
- the CDK11B gene encoding cyclin-dependent kinase 11B isoform X1: MGDEKDSWKVKTLDEILQEKKRRKEQEEKAEIKRLKNSDDRDSKRDSLEEGELRDHRMEITIRNSPYRREGSTEDRGEEDDSLAIKPPQQMSRKEKAHHRKDEKRKEKRRHRSHSAEGGKHARVKEKEREHERRKRHREEQDKARREWERQKRRELAREHSRRERDRLEQLERKRERERKMREQQKEQREQKERERRAEERRKEREARREVSAHHRTAREDYGDKVKASHWSRSPLRPPRERFELGDSRKPVKEEKVEERDLLSDLQDVSGSERRTSSAESSSAESGSGSEEEEEEEEEEEEEGSSSEESEGEEEEEEEEEEEETGSNSEDASGQSAEEVSEEEMSEEEERENENHVLVESRFDRDSGESEEGEEEVGEGTPQSSALTEGDFVPDSPALSPIELKQELPKYLPALQGCRSVEEFQCLNRIEEGTYGVVYRAKDKKTDEIVALKRLKMEKEKEGFPITSLREINTILKAQHPNIVTVREIVVGSNMDKIYIVMNYVEHDLKSLMETMKQPFLPGEVKTLMIQLLRGVKHLHDNWILHRDLKTSNLLLSHAGILKVGDFGLAREYGSPLKAYTPVVVTLWYRAPELLLGAKEYSTAVDMWSVGCIFGELLTQKPLFPGKSEIDQINKVFKDLGTPSEKIWPGYNDLPAVKKMTFTEYPYNNLRKRFGALLSDQGFDLMNKFLTYFPGRRVSAEDGLKHEYFRETPLPIDPSMFPTWPAKSEQQRVKRGTSPRPPEGGLGYSQLGDDDLKETGFHLTTTNQGASAAGPGFSLKF; the protein is encoded by the exons ATGGGTGATGAAAAGGACTCTTGGAAAGTGAAAACTTTAGATGAAATTCTTCAGGAAAAGAAACGACGGAAGGAACAAGAGGAGAAAGCAGAGATAAAACGCTTAAAAAAT TCTGATGACCGGGACTCCAAGCGGGACTCCCTTGAGGAGGGGGAGCTGAGGGACCACCGCATGGAGATAACGATCAGGAACTCGCCTTACCGGAGAGAGGGCTCCACGGAGGACAG AGGAGAGGAAGATGATTCTTTGGCTATCAAACCACCCCAGCAAATGTCTCGGAAAGAAAAAGCTCATCACAGGAAAGacgaaaagagaaaagagaaacgtAGGCATCGTAGTCATTCCGCAGAAGGGG GGAAGCACGCCAGagtgaaggagaaggagagagagcacGAGCGCCGTAAGCGGCACCGGGAGGAGCAGGACAAGGCCCGCCGAGAGTGGGAGAGGCAGAAGAGGAGGGAGCTGGCGCGGGAGCACTCCCGGCGGGAGAG GGACCGCCTCGAGCAGTTGGAGAGGAAGCGAGAGCGGGAGCGCAAGATGCGGGAGCAGCAGAAGGAGCAGCGGGAGCAGAAGGAGCGCGAGCGGCGGGCCGAGGAGCGGCGCAAGGAGCGGGAGGCCAGGCGGGAAg TGTCTGCACATCACCGGACAGCGAGAGAGGACTATGGCGACAAGGTGAAAGCCAGCCACTGGAGTCGGAGCCCACTCCGGCCGCCTCGAGAGAGGTTTGAGCTGGGGGACAGCCGGAAGCCAG taaaagaagagaaagtggaaGAGAGAGACCTGCTGTCCGACCTGCAGGACGTCAGCGGCAGCGAGAGGAGGACCAGTTCAGCGGAGTCCTCATCAG CGGAATCGGGGTCAGGttccgaggaggaggaggaagaggaggaggaggaggaggaggaggggagcagcAGTGAAGAGtcggagggggaggaggaggaggaggaggaagaggaggaggaggagaccggGAGCAACTCCGAGGACGCGTCTGGACAGTCAGCCG AGGAAGTGAGTGAAGAAGAAATGAGTGAAGAGGAGGAGCGAGAGAATGAAAACCACGTGTTGGTTG AGTCACGATTTGACCGCGATTCTGGAGAGAGCgaagagggggaagaggaggtgggcgAGGGCACCCCCCAGAGCAGCGCCCTCACCGAGGGGGACTTCGTGCCCGACTCCCCAGCCCTGTCACCCATCGAGCTCAAACAGGAGCTGCCCAAGTACCTGCCAGCCCTGCAG GGATGTCGGAGTGTGGAGGAATTCCAGTGCCTGAACAGGATCGAAGAAGGCACTTACGGGGTGGTGTACAGAGCAAAGGACAAGAAAACAG ATGAAATCGTGGCTCTGAAGCGGCTAAagatggagaaggagaaggagggctTCCCGATCACATCGCTGAGGGAGATCAACACCATCCTCAAGGCGCAGCACCCCAACATCGTCACCGTCAGG GAAATCGTCGTGGGCAGCAACATGGACAAGATCTACATCGTGATGAACTACGTGGAGCACGACCTCAAGAGCCTCATGGAGACCATGAAGCAGCCCTTCCTGCCGG GGGAGGTGAAGACCCTGATGATCCAGCTGCTGCGTGGCGTGAAGCACCTGCACGACAACTGGATCCTGCACCGAGACCTCAAGACGTCCAACCTGCTGCTGAGCCACGCTGGCATCCTCAAG GTGGGGGACTTCGGCCTGGCGCGGGAGTACGGCTCCCCTCTGAAGGCCTACACCCCGGTGGTCGTGACCTTGTGGTACCGTGCCCCCGAGCTGCTGCTCGGCGCCAAG GAGTACTCCACGGCCGTGGACATGTGGTCGGTTGGCTGCATCTTTGGGGAGCTGCTGACTCAGAAGCCGCTGTTCCCTGGGAAGTCGGAAATCGATCAAATCAACAAAGTGTTCAAG GACCTGGGGACCCCCAGTGAGAAAATCTGGCCCGGCTACAACGACCTCCCCGCAGTCAAGAAGATGACCTTCACCGAGTACCCGTATAACAACCTCCGCAAGCGCTTCGGGGCTCTgctctcagaccagggcttcgACCTCATGAACAA GTTTCTGACCTACTTCCCTGGACGGAGGGTCAGCGCAGAGGACGGCCTCAAGCACGAGTACTTCCGCGAGACCCCCCTCCCCATCGACCCCTCCATGTTCCCCACGTGGCCCGCCAAGAGCGAACAGCAGAGGGTGAAGCGGGGCAccagcccccggcccccagaGGGAGGCCTGGGCTACAGCCAGCTG GGTGACGACGACCTGAAGGAGACGGGCTTCCACCTCACAACCACGAACCAGGGGGCTTCGGCCGCGGGCCCAGGCTTCAGCCTCAAGTTCTGA
- the CDK11B gene encoding cyclin-dependent kinase 11B isoform X4, which translates to MSQSDDRDSKRDSLEEGELRDHRMEITIRNSPYRREGSTEDRGEEDDSLAIKPPQQMSRKEKAHHRKDEKRKEKRRHRSHSAEGGKHARVKEKEREHERRKRHREEQDKARREWERQKRRELAREHSRRERDRLEQLERKRERERKMREQQKEQREQKERERRAEERRKEREARREVSAHHRTAREDYGDKVKASHWSRSPLRPPRERFELGDSRKPVKEEKVEERDLLSDLQDVSGSERRTSSAESSSAESGSGSEEEEEEEEEEEEEGSSSEESEGEEEEEEEEEEEETGSNSEDASGQSAEEVSEEEMSEEEERENENHVLVVPESRFDRDSGESEEGEEEVGEGTPQSSALTEGDFVPDSPALSPIELKQELPKYLPALQGCRSVEEFQCLNRIEEGTYGVVYRAKDKKTDEIVALKRLKMEKEKEGFPITSLREINTILKAQHPNIVTVREIVVGSNMDKIYIVMNYVEHDLKSLMETMKQPFLPGEVKTLMIQLLRGVKHLHDNWILHRDLKTSNLLLSHAGILKVGDFGLAREYGSPLKAYTPVVVTLWYRAPELLLGAKEYSTAVDMWSVGCIFGELLTQKPLFPGKSEIDQINKVFKDLGTPSEKIWPGYNDLPAVKKMTFTEYPYNNLRKRFGALLSDQGFDLMNKFLTYFPGRRVSAEDGLKHEYFRETPLPIDPSMFPTWPAKSEQQRVKRGTSPRPPEGGLGYSQLGDDDLKETGFHLTTTNQGASAAGPGFSLKF; encoded by the exons ATGTCGCAG TCTGATGACCGGGACTCCAAGCGGGACTCCCTTGAGGAGGGGGAGCTGAGGGACCACCGCATGGAGATAACGATCAGGAACTCGCCTTACCGGAGAGAGGGCTCCACGGAGGACAG AGGAGAGGAAGATGATTCTTTGGCTATCAAACCACCCCAGCAAATGTCTCGGAAAGAAAAAGCTCATCACAGGAAAGacgaaaagagaaaagagaaacgtAGGCATCGTAGTCATTCCGCAGAAGGGG GGAAGCACGCCAGagtgaaggagaaggagagagagcacGAGCGCCGTAAGCGGCACCGGGAGGAGCAGGACAAGGCCCGCCGAGAGTGGGAGAGGCAGAAGAGGAGGGAGCTGGCGCGGGAGCACTCCCGGCGGGAGAG GGACCGCCTCGAGCAGTTGGAGAGGAAGCGAGAGCGGGAGCGCAAGATGCGGGAGCAGCAGAAGGAGCAGCGGGAGCAGAAGGAGCGCGAGCGGCGGGCCGAGGAGCGGCGCAAGGAGCGGGAGGCCAGGCGGGAAg TGTCTGCACATCACCGGACAGCGAGAGAGGACTATGGCGACAAGGTGAAAGCCAGCCACTGGAGTCGGAGCCCACTCCGGCCGCCTCGAGAGAGGTTTGAGCTGGGGGACAGCCGGAAGCCAG taaaagaagagaaagtggaaGAGAGAGACCTGCTGTCCGACCTGCAGGACGTCAGCGGCAGCGAGAGGAGGACCAGTTCAGCGGAGTCCTCATCAG CGGAATCGGGGTCAGGttccgaggaggaggaggaagaggaggaggaggaggaggaggaggggagcagcAGTGAAGAGtcggagggggaggaggaggaggaggaggaagaggaggaggaggagaccggGAGCAACTCCGAGGACGCGTCTGGACAGTCAGCCG AGGAAGTGAGTGAAGAAGAAATGAGTGAAGAGGAGGAGCGAGAGAATGAAAACCACGTGTTGGTTG TTCCAGAGTCACGATTTGACCGCGATTCTGGAGAGAGCgaagagggggaagaggaggtgggcgAGGGCACCCCCCAGAGCAGCGCCCTCACCGAGGGGGACTTCGTGCCCGACTCCCCAGCCCTGTCACCCATCGAGCTCAAACAGGAGCTGCCCAAGTACCTGCCAGCCCTGCAG GGATGTCGGAGTGTGGAGGAATTCCAGTGCCTGAACAGGATCGAAGAAGGCACTTACGGGGTGGTGTACAGAGCAAAGGACAAGAAAACAG ATGAAATCGTGGCTCTGAAGCGGCTAAagatggagaaggagaaggagggctTCCCGATCACATCGCTGAGGGAGATCAACACCATCCTCAAGGCGCAGCACCCCAACATCGTCACCGTCAGG GAAATCGTCGTGGGCAGCAACATGGACAAGATCTACATCGTGATGAACTACGTGGAGCACGACCTCAAGAGCCTCATGGAGACCATGAAGCAGCCCTTCCTGCCGG GGGAGGTGAAGACCCTGATGATCCAGCTGCTGCGTGGCGTGAAGCACCTGCACGACAACTGGATCCTGCACCGAGACCTCAAGACGTCCAACCTGCTGCTGAGCCACGCTGGCATCCTCAAG GTGGGGGACTTCGGCCTGGCGCGGGAGTACGGCTCCCCTCTGAAGGCCTACACCCCGGTGGTCGTGACCTTGTGGTACCGTGCCCCCGAGCTGCTGCTCGGCGCCAAG GAGTACTCCACGGCCGTGGACATGTGGTCGGTTGGCTGCATCTTTGGGGAGCTGCTGACTCAGAAGCCGCTGTTCCCTGGGAAGTCGGAAATCGATCAAATCAACAAAGTGTTCAAG GACCTGGGGACCCCCAGTGAGAAAATCTGGCCCGGCTACAACGACCTCCCCGCAGTCAAGAAGATGACCTTCACCGAGTACCCGTATAACAACCTCCGCAAGCGCTTCGGGGCTCTgctctcagaccagggcttcgACCTCATGAACAA GTTTCTGACCTACTTCCCTGGACGGAGGGTCAGCGCAGAGGACGGCCTCAAGCACGAGTACTTCCGCGAGACCCCCCTCCCCATCGACCCCTCCATGTTCCCCACGTGGCCCGCCAAGAGCGAACAGCAGAGGGTGAAGCGGGGCAccagcccccggcccccagaGGGAGGCCTGGGCTACAGCCAGCTG GGTGACGACGACCTGAAGGAGACGGGCTTCCACCTCACAACCACGAACCAGGGGGCTTCGGCCGCGGGCCCAGGCTTCAGCCTCAAGTTCTGA